In one Desulfoferula mesophila genomic region, the following are encoded:
- a CDS encoding CoA-transferase subunit beta yields MDQKYTANEIMALCAGRLVQDGDILFAGTGLSMLAATVAKQIHAPRSTVFFETGGIDPALDELPLGVADSRVMVGTSVNSGLADALSLLGHPKLKTIAFLGAAQVDCYGNLNSTMLGTYDKPLQRFPGSGGACDAASLGYGYVIFMKHEVRRFVEKLDYFTTPGWLTGGDSRVKAGFKRGGPIAVVTNLGILKFDDTSKKMYLAEYYKFTTPEKIAEATGFELDISRARPTMEPTEQELSILRTKVDPQRLILGPAA; encoded by the coding sequence ATGGACCAAAAATACACAGCAAATGAGATCATGGCCTTGTGCGCCGGACGCCTGGTTCAAGACGGCGACATCCTTTTTGCCGGCACCGGCCTGAGCATGCTGGCGGCGACCGTGGCCAAGCAGATACACGCCCCTCGCTCCACGGTGTTTTTCGAAACCGGCGGCATCGACCCAGCCTTGGATGAGCTGCCCCTGGGCGTGGCCGACTCCAGGGTGATGGTCGGCACTTCAGTCAACAGCGGTCTGGCCGACGCCCTGAGCCTTTTGGGGCATCCCAAGCTCAAGACCATCGCCTTCCTGGGAGCGGCCCAAGTCGATTGTTATGGCAACCTCAACTCGACCATGCTGGGCACCTATGACAAGCCCTTGCAGCGGTTCCCCGGTTCCGGGGGGGCCTGCGATGCCGCCAGCCTGGGCTATGGTTACGTCATTTTCATGAAACACGAGGTCAGGCGGTTCGTGGAAAAGCTGGACTACTTCACCACCCCGGGCTGGCTCACCGGCGGCGATTCAAGGGTGAAAGCCGGTTTCAAACGCGGCGGCCCCATAGCCGTGGTCACCAACCTGGGCATACTGAAGTTCGACGATACCAGCAAAAAAATGTATCTCGCCGAGTATTACAAATTCACCACCCCTGAAAAGATAGCGGAAGCGACCGGGTTCGAGCTGGACATCTCACGGGCCCGACCGACCATGGAGCCGACGGAGCAAGAACTGAGTATTTTGCGCACCAAGGTTGATCCCCAGCGGCTCATATTGGGACCCGCCGCCTAG
- a CDS encoding CoA transferase subunit A, with protein sequence MSDKFMSTAEAVDKFIHDGDQIALGGFTINRNPMSLAREIVRQHKKDLYLVVHSHGQALELLIGAGCVKRLELAYGGVARFAPTGQRFKKAFLEKSIEVEDYTNYQMTLRFMAGAMGLPFIATTSGLQTDVVKVSGFSPATRKQEGVPDEKLTVIKNPIDPESGDVVILPPLNPDVTLLHAQYAGDEGTIRMEGLSFADIEQAKAAKHVLVSCEHVVPEEMLRREPDRNCLPPFLVDAIIPTPYGAHPTGCYMFYDYDPTHLNLFKQMARDDAMFQQYLDEWVMPLATQEEYLDKVGASSLVRIKANPFIGYAPGMDRS encoded by the coding sequence ATGAGCGACAAATTTATGTCCACCGCCGAGGCGGTCGATAAATTTATTCATGACGGAGACCAGATAGCTCTGGGCGGCTTTACCATCAACCGCAACCCCATGAGCCTGGCTCGGGAGATCGTCCGCCAACACAAAAAGGACCTTTACCTGGTGGTGCATTCCCACGGGCAGGCCTTGGAGCTGTTGATCGGGGCGGGCTGTGTAAAGCGCCTGGAGTTAGCCTACGGCGGCGTCGCCAGATTCGCCCCCACCGGCCAGCGCTTCAAGAAGGCGTTTTTGGAAAAGAGCATCGAGGTAGAGGATTACACCAATTACCAGATGACCCTGAGATTCATGGCCGGGGCCATGGGGCTCCCCTTCATCGCCACCACTTCGGGCCTGCAGACCGACGTGGTCAAGGTTTCCGGCTTTTCACCAGCCACCAGGAAACAAGAGGGCGTGCCCGACGAAAAGCTGACCGTCATAAAAAACCCCATCGACCCCGAGTCGGGGGATGTGGTCATCTTGCCGCCCCTGAACCCGGACGTCACCCTGCTGCACGCCCAGTATGCCGGGGATGAAGGCACCATTCGCATGGAGGGGCTTTCCTTCGCGGACATAGAGCAGGCCAAGGCGGCCAAGCATGTGCTCGTTTCCTGCGAGCACGTGGTGCCCGAAGAAATGCTCCGGCGGGAGCCGGACCGCAACTGCCTGCCCCCGTTTTTGGTGGACGCCATCATTCCCACCCCTTATGGCGCCCATCCCACCGGTTGCTATATGTTCTATGACTATGATCCCACGCACCTGAACCTGTTCAAACAGATGGCGCGGGACGATGCGATGTTCCAGCAATACCTGGACGAATGGGTCATGCCCCTGGCAACCCAAGAAGAGTATTTGGACAAGGTCGGCGCTTCCAGCCTGGTTCGGATCAAGGCCAACCCCTTCATCGGTTACGCCCCCGGCATGGACAGAAGTTGA